Proteins from a single region of Octopus bimaculoides isolate UCB-OBI-ISO-001 chromosome 11, ASM119413v2, whole genome shotgun sequence:
- the LOC106876368 gene encoding bone morphogenetic protein 2, translating to MMVRHQLMLVVVLFVLLHGQVLAIILSTDTFSHHLPPASTSPLSTSPLSVSSSSSSSSSSSSTSSSSSSSPLVSSSSSSTSSSSSSSSSSSVKVTTNKRDNFPQTHDDLFKAFEANLLQIFGLKNRPKLNEKTFVPQYMWDLYDSHKQKRDPSAPTSGRGYLPANTVRSFYHIDPHFMDCTEENASTIMFNISNMMEEEILTAADLRIFWDPKFYEYNYRRDASLSDISIDNSYDSNYNITKDNNNKNMFKKLKYFPIRIEVHEVISPPRWGSSNECITRLIDTKVIHSNSNTSTWIVFDVHPAVLKWKQTPHLNHGLHIRLSTATKNPVSVQPHQHIRLKRAADIEQNEWQNSRPLLITYTDDGKGVPLKRSRRSARHRRERGKKKRRRSKKVQRHRKAGAECRRHPMYVSFNEVGWTEWIVAPVGYQAFYCDGKCPFPISDYLNSTNHAIVQTLVNSVMPDRIPEVCCVPTELSSISMLYLDEQNKVVLKNYQGMVVKACGCR from the exons ATGATGGTGAGGCACCAATTGATGCTAGTTGTAGTTCTCTTCGTACTCCTCCATGGACAGGTGTTGGCCATCATCCTATCTACTGACACCTTTTCGCATCACTTACCGCCGGCGTCGACATCACCgttatcaacatcaccattatcagtgtcatcttcatcatcttcatcatcttcatcatcgtcaacatcgtcctcatcatcatcgtcgccgttggtgtcatcatcatcatcatcaacatcatcatcgtcgtcgtcctcatcctcatcatctgtAAAAGTGACAACAAACAAAAGAGACAATTTTCCACAGACCCATGATGATTTGTTTAAAGCTTTTGAAGCGAATTTGCTTCAGATATTTGGACTTAAGAATCGACCCAAACTGAATGAGAAAACATTTGTTCCCCAATACATGTGGGATTTATATGATAGCCATAAACAGAAGAGGGATCCTTCAGCCCCCACCAGTGGACGAGGTTATTTACCAGCCAACACTGTTCGCAGTTTCTACCACATCG ACCCTCACTTCATGGACTGCACAGAAGAAAATGCCAGTACCATTATGTTCAATATTTCTAATATGATGGAAGAAGAGATTTTAACAGCAGCTGATTTAAGGATCTTCTGGGATCctaaattttatgaatataactACAGAAGAGATGCTAGCTTAAGTGATATTTCTATTGATAATTCATATGATAGTAATTATAACATTactaaagacaataataataaaaatatgtttaaaaaactgaaatattttcctaTTCGTATAGAGGTCCACGAAGTTATAAGTCCACCCCGATGGGGAAGTTCCAATGAGTGCATTACACGGCTTATTGACACTAAGGTTATTCACAGCAACAGTAATACATCAACATGGATTGTTTTTGATGTACACCCAGCTGTTCTGAAATGGAAACAAACGCCACACTTAAACCATGGCTTGCACATTCGACTAtctacagcaacaaaaaaccCAGTTTCTGTTCAACCACATCAACATATACGATTAAAGAGAGCAGCGGACATTGAACAAAATGAATGGCAAAATTCTCGCCCTTTACTTATCACTTACACTGACGATGGCAAAGGTGTACCCCTCAAACGTTCTCGAAGAAGTGCAAGACACAGAAGGgaacgaggaaaaaaaaaacggcggCGTTCCAAAAAAGTTCAGCGACACCGAAAAGCGGGCGCGGAATGTCGTAGACACCCAATGTATGTTTCATTTAATGAAGTAGGATGGACAGAATGGATTGTGGCCCCCGTGGGTTACCAAGCCTTTTATTGTGATGGCAAATGTCCGTTCCCAATTTCAGACTATTTGAACTCAACAAATCATGCTATTGTTCAGACCCTTGTGAATTCTGTGATGCCCGACAGAATACCTGAGGTATGTTGTGTACCTACAGAACTTAGCTCGATTTCAATGCTTTATCTCGATGAGCAAAACAAAGTAGTCCTTAAAAATTATCAAGGAATGGTTGTAAAAGCATGTGGATGCCGATGA